In Verrucomicrobiia bacterium, one genomic interval encodes:
- a CDS encoding S8 family serine peptidase: MTLLRYVPDDAFIARFENATPSSVRALEFVRYAGEFRSEHKIESRLKDFAPSPGQAMEVAVLLAPDLSENERLQARSRFAAVSRETVMGPSRVLRGSVSPEQLNSLAESGAVLWIEPAPQMRLYDEVSSRIVAGDGPGNQTRMQSLGYNGAGVTVAVADSGLDSGDTNFMHPDIQGRVKALFYYGNPGQLEDAADEHSHGTHCAGIIAGNGAIGETDELGFLYGLGVAPGASLIGQRLFDAAGGYAPPPSFETVTRDAKRAGADIGSNSWGDDTQGHYDISAMEFDALVRDADLLAFGDQPYILEFSAGNAGPGYQTIGSPAVGKNVIATGASQNDRFNLPIEEFAIYADGSDAMADFSSRGPCADGRIKPDLVAPGSWIASLRSVFANDGFAWWPISESYLYQGGTSQAGPQVAGAAAVFVQYWRATQGGVTPSPALVKAALINSASDMDDGITTAAVPNNDEGWGRVNLPGLIGSTRNYQFTDQTSLLTNGAVFETRVLVGASDEPLKVTLAYTDVPGLPAAAVALVNDLDLEVVSPTGEIYRGNRFNDGESLPDTLPADSINNVEAVHLSEPVAGEYLVRVRGTRVVEDARIDSPGLDQDFALVTSGGFAPAGTGIITADRESYRAPDQMRLTLVDYDLAGQASAAVLVRSTSEPAGKSVPLFPSQNHGVFTGFVATVTGAPNGNSQVQVANGDEIEVAYTDASPPASRTFTATIDLNSPVIQNLGVSQIFGEVSVSWETDEPARGEIYFGEGSPASGLSNRVFATETEFSLANLPPNTAIRYFVVAIDEAGNRATNDNSGAFFTVTNIQSSAVLLLDSYTDYGGLIAAPPLSGYTEALDRLGTPYEVFDARDTDPPTLLQLQSYRCVIWRMDELLAPDVALVQRLASYVTNGGSLFVASMEAVTRLGEAGAADFARDILQVQANVEDMPVNHVIGFGGDPVGAGIDVALDYSPYAELLALLEFGGVTDPSDWISPTTNGAPVALADDQIVGVRSPRTGLDLAGKVVYLSFPLDAIPLGIGVGNNRAGLLRNILAFLTPEPNTSIVTLDSDVYSLPGRALVEVEDADRRGAGTIEIAVRDSNGTNELHLILAETTRAGLFRGDIIFSPTNSGAPGIFTATPTGMVSVDYFDASASRTNSVTATFDTNAPVIADVLIEPGYLEALVFWNTSKAADSLVQYGESPDQLPINFTAYDALPTTEHELFLTGLKPNTTYYFRVTSRDRAGNATTDDNNGQLYSFTTLDPQVPPWNDNLEVSSLDWSVISADESESQWERGTPGGGLVPSSGTNAWGSNLGGGPLGHMESYLISPGILLTGGNQATLRFSHQYDFTPKGEVDFQLAAIQIITNISTPPILLHQFAEDFSLEWEEFQFDLTPYVGQVVYIVWYHFVFSIDGPPRLGWLIDDVSIEMNTIVPGRIEVTNNLWQSVFALSGPSGRTGSGRSTVITNAAPGQYVIQFGDAPYHVTPAPQTNALAAGGTITFAGNYTFLDANTNQIPDGYEMETFGVADPERTMSTDSDGDGASDWAEFVAGTDPNNAVPHLRLDVEKLQGNGIRMTWNSIPGNQYRVWGSSNLVAWVPLNSWTLADTTRAAFTNTMNSRSAQYLRVEVGAGTSARAPIFKVTTSISAQRDVRLNWPAAPGHGYRVWSSTNLTEWIALSDWIRASAHSVIWTPPPQPNPVFFRIQAEP; the protein is encoded by the coding sequence GTGACACTGCTGCGCTACGTCCCGGACGATGCATTTATTGCTCGATTCGAAAATGCCACCCCTTCCAGCGTCCGGGCGCTGGAGTTTGTCCGGTATGCCGGCGAATTTCGCTCCGAGCACAAAATAGAATCGCGCCTCAAGGATTTCGCGCCATCGCCAGGGCAAGCGATGGAAGTCGCCGTTCTCCTGGCCCCGGACCTGAGCGAGAACGAGCGCCTTCAGGCTCGAAGCCGTTTTGCAGCCGTGAGCCGGGAAACGGTAATGGGTCCAAGCCGCGTTCTGCGCGGGTCGGTTTCGCCCGAACAATTGAATTCGCTGGCGGAATCAGGAGCCGTGCTCTGGATTGAACCCGCGCCTCAAATGCGCCTTTACGATGAAGTTTCGTCGCGCATCGTCGCAGGTGATGGGCCAGGCAACCAGACCCGCATGCAGTCGCTCGGCTACAATGGCGCGGGCGTCACCGTCGCGGTTGCCGACAGCGGCCTCGACAGTGGCGATACCAATTTCATGCATCCCGACATTCAGGGACGCGTGAAGGCGCTTTTTTATTATGGCAATCCCGGGCAGTTGGAGGACGCCGCGGATGAGCACAGCCACGGCACCCATTGCGCAGGAATCATTGCAGGCAACGGCGCGATCGGCGAAACCGACGAACTTGGATTTCTTTACGGACTGGGCGTGGCGCCCGGGGCGAGCCTGATCGGGCAACGCCTGTTTGATGCGGCAGGCGGGTACGCGCCTCCCCCGAGTTTTGAAACGGTGACGCGTGATGCGAAACGCGCAGGTGCAGACATCGGCTCAAACAGTTGGGGCGACGACACGCAGGGGCATTACGACATCAGCGCGATGGAATTCGATGCCCTGGTTCGCGATGCGGATCTGCTGGCCTTTGGCGACCAGCCTTACATTTTGGAATTTTCCGCGGGGAACGCAGGGCCTGGTTACCAGACCATCGGCAGCCCGGCCGTGGGAAAGAACGTGATCGCCACCGGCGCGTCACAAAATGATCGGTTCAACCTGCCAATCGAGGAGTTTGCGATTTATGCGGACGGCAGCGATGCGATGGCTGATTTCTCAAGTCGCGGACCCTGCGCCGACGGACGCATCAAGCCCGACCTCGTCGCGCCGGGCAGTTGGATTGCATCGTTGCGGTCGGTCTTCGCGAACGACGGCTTCGCGTGGTGGCCGATATCCGAAAGCTATCTCTATCAGGGCGGGACGAGCCAGGCTGGACCTCAGGTGGCGGGCGCAGCAGCCGTTTTCGTTCAATACTGGCGCGCTACGCAGGGGGGAGTTACACCGTCACCGGCACTCGTCAAAGCGGCGTTAATCAACTCTGCGAGTGACATGGACGACGGCATCACGACCGCCGCGGTTCCCAACAATGATGAAGGATGGGGACGCGTGAATCTGCCCGGTTTGATTGGGTCAACACGCAATTACCAGTTCACGGATCAGACGAGTCTTCTGACCAATGGCGCTGTGTTTGAAACGCGTGTGCTCGTTGGGGCTTCTGATGAACCTTTGAAGGTCACCCTTGCTTACACAGATGTCCCGGGTCTTCCCGCGGCAGCCGTCGCTCTCGTCAATGACCTGGATCTCGAAGTGGTTTCGCCGACGGGAGAAATCTATCGCGGCAATCGCTTCAACGACGGCGAATCGCTCCCCGACACGCTGCCAGCTGATTCCATCAACAATGTCGAAGCCGTTCATCTCAGCGAGCCCGTCGCGGGCGAATATCTCGTTCGCGTTCGCGGAACACGTGTCGTGGAGGACGCGCGGATTGACTCGCCAGGCTTGGACCAGGATTTTGCGCTTGTGACTTCTGGCGGATTCGCGCCAGCCGGAACCGGGATCATCACTGCTGATCGCGAGAGCTATCGTGCGCCTGACCAAATGCGGCTGACTTTGGTCGACTATGACCTTGCAGGCCAGGCCAGCGCGGCAGTGCTCGTACGCAGCACAAGCGAGCCAGCCGGAAAATCCGTCCCGCTTTTTCCCAGCCAGAACCATGGAGTGTTTACGGGCTTCGTCGCGACAGTGACAGGCGCACCAAATGGTAACTCACAGGTGCAGGTTGCGAACGGGGATGAAATCGAGGTGGCGTATACCGATGCGTCTCCCCCGGCATCGCGAACATTTACTGCGACGATCGACTTGAATTCTCCTGTCATTCAAAACCTTGGCGTATCGCAGATTTTCGGCGAGGTCTCGGTTTCGTGGGAAACAGACGAGCCTGCCCGCGGGGAAATTTATTTCGGTGAGGGAAGCCCGGCCAGCGGATTGAGCAACCGGGTGTTTGCAACCGAGACCGAGTTCTCGCTCGCCAACCTGCCGCCAAACACCGCGATCCGCTATTTTGTCGTTGCCATCGATGAGGCGGGAAATCGCGCCACGAACGACAACAGCGGTGCCTTCTTTACTGTCACGAACATCCAATCCTCTGCAGTGCTGCTGCTCGATTCTTACACCGATTATGGCGGCCTTATCGCCGCGCCGCCGCTTTCGGGTTACACCGAAGCCCTCGATCGTCTGGGCACGCCCTACGAAGTCTTCGATGCCCGCGACACAGATCCGCCCACGCTGTTGCAACTGCAATCTTATCGTTGTGTCATCTGGCGGATGGACGAACTGCTGGCGCCTGACGTCGCGCTCGTTCAACGACTCGCAAGTTACGTGACGAACGGCGGATCGCTGTTCGTTGCCTCCATGGAAGCAGTGACACGCCTGGGCGAGGCGGGGGCAGCCGACTTCGCGCGGGACATCCTGCAGGTCCAGGCCAACGTGGAGGACATGCCCGTGAATCACGTCATTGGATTTGGCGGCGATCCGGTTGGCGCGGGCATTGATGTTGCGCTGGATTATTCTCCCTACGCGGAGCTTCTCGCGCTGCTGGAATTTGGCGGCGTTACGGATCCCTCCGACTGGATTTCACCCACCACGAATGGAGCTCCGGTCGCGCTCGCAGATGATCAGATTGTCGGCGTGCGTTCGCCTCGGACCGGATTGGATCTTGCCGGAAAGGTGGTCTATCTGTCATTTCCGCTCGACGCCATTCCACTTGGAATCGGAGTTGGAAATAATCGGGCCGGTCTCCTGCGAAATATTCTCGCTTTCCTTACTCCGGAACCCAACACAAGCATCGTTACCCTCGACAGCGACGTTTATTCCCTGCCTGGCCGGGCTCTCGTGGAAGTGGAGGATGCGGATCGGCGCGGCGCGGGCACAATCGAAATCGCGGTTCGTGACTCCAATGGCACGAATGAATTGCATCTGATCCTGGCGGAAACCACACGAGCGGGATTGTTTCGCGGCGACATCATTTTTTCTCCAACCAACAGCGGCGCGCCCGGGATCTTCACTGCAACGCCAACCGGCATGGTCAGCGTTGATTACTTCGATGCATCGGCCAGCCGAACCAATTCTGTCACAGCAACCTTCGATACCAACGCGCCTGTGATTGCGGACGTGCTGATCGAGCCGGGTTACCTGGAAGCGCTGGTTTTCTGGAACACGTCGAAGGCGGCGGATTCGCTGGTGCAATATGGCGAATCGCCCGACCAGCTGCCCATCAACTTCACTGCGTACGACGCGCTGCCCACGACTGAACACGAGCTGTTTCTAACGGGCTTGAAACCCAACACCACCTACTACTTTCGCGTGACGAGCCGCGATCGCGCCGGAAATGCCACAACCGACGACAACAACGGGCAACTCTACAGTTTCACAACCCTCGATCCGCAAGTGCCCCCGTGGAACGACAACCTCGAAGTCAGCAGCCTGGATTGGTCGGTCATTTCGGCGGACGAGTCAGAATCCCAGTGGGAACGTGGAACTCCTGGGGGCGGTCTCGTTCCGAGTTCCGGGACCAATGCGTGGGGAAGCAACCTGGGTGGCGGACCGCTTGGGCATATGGAATCCTACCTGATCAGCCCGGGCATTCTGCTGACAGGCGGCAACCAGGCAACATTGCGTTTCTCACATCAATACGATTTCACGCCCAAGGGCGAAGTCGATTTCCAGCTGGCTGCGATCCAGATCATTACCAACATATCCACGCCGCCCATTCTGCTGCATCAGTTCGCGGAGGATTTTTCCCTCGAGTGGGAGGAGTTTCAGTTCGACCTCACGCCTTACGTGGGGCAGGTCGTTTACATCGTCTGGTATCACTTCGTGTTTTCAATCGATGGACCGCCGCGCCTCGGCTGGCTGATTGATGACGTTTCGATTGAAATGAACACCATTGTGCCGGGGCGAATCGAGGTGACGAACAACCTATGGCAATCGGTATTTGCGCTTTCCGGCCCAAGCGGTAGAACGGGCAGCGGCCGCTCCACGGTCATCACGAACGCCGCACCAGGGCAGTATGTCATCCAGTTTGGGGACGCACCGTATCATGTCACCCCTGCCCCTCAAACGAACGCGCTGGCGGCGGGCGGGACGATCACGTTCGCGGGCAATTACACTTTCCTCGACGCGAATACGAACCAGATCCCCGACGGCTACGAAATGGAAACATTCGGGGTTGCGGATCCCGAGCGGACCATGAGCACGGATAGCGACGGCGACGGCGCAAGCGATTGGGCCGAGTTTGTGGCGGGTACAGATCCAAACAACGCGGTGCCACACCTCCGCTTGGATGTCGAGAAGCTGCAGGGAAATGGAATACGCATGACGTGGAATTCCATTCCCGGAAATCAATATCGTGTGTGGGGCAGCAGCAACCTCGTGGCATGGGTTCCGCTGAATTCCTGGACGCTGGCCGACACCACCCGGGCGGCTTTTACGAACACCATGAACAGCCGTTCAGCCCAGTATCTGCGGGTCGAGGTTGGCGCAGGAACCAGTGCGCGAGCCCCGATCTTCAAAGTGACAACATCGATATCAGCGCAGCGGGACGTCAGACTTAATTGGCCAGCCGCACCGGGCCATGGTTACCGCGTTTGGAGCAGCACGAACTTAACGGAGTGGATCGCGCTAAGCGACTGGATTCGGGCCTCCGCGCATTCCGTGATCTGGACCCCGCCGCCACAGCCTAACCCAGTGTTCTTCCGGATCCAGGCCGAACCGTGA
- a CDS encoding amidohydrolase family protein produces MDEKNAPPAADAPSSSSEAPIVLRSRILLPISGPPCDNGAVLISGNRIRKVGTWNEIARESRGDVMDLGDSILLPGLINAHCHLDYTGMAGLLPPQKRFTDWIKLMLAAKAEWNYTEFAESWLQGAQMLVRTGTTTVVDFEAVPELLPDVWSATPLRVHSVLEMTGVRSRRSPESILNEALQRADHLHDGRSCTGLAPHAPYSTAPELIRIAAEAARERHWLLSIHVSESVLEFDMFQHARGEMFDWLKRNERDMSDCGHGSPIRQLASLDALGPNLLAVHLNYIDAADPALLATHGAHVVHCPRSHFYFQHADFPIHDLQHAGVNVCLGTDSLATVYKRRHDSVELSMFDEMSCFAEKFSGVNPKDILRMATVNGARALQLQGQAGELIEGALADVIAIPYDGPIQQASEAAVNHRGGVMASMIEGQWAITPQGAPTRASYDTGSVS; encoded by the coding sequence ATGGACGAGAAGAATGCGCCGCCAGCTGCGGACGCCCCGTCTTCCAGCTCTGAAGCTCCGATCGTCCTGCGCTCGCGAATCCTGCTCCCCATTTCGGGGCCGCCCTGCGACAACGGCGCCGTCCTCATCTCGGGCAATCGCATCAGGAAAGTTGGGACGTGGAATGAGATCGCACGCGAGAGTCGTGGCGATGTCATGGACCTCGGCGATTCCATCCTCCTGCCGGGTTTGATCAACGCGCATTGCCACCTCGATTACACCGGGATGGCCGGCTTGCTGCCGCCGCAGAAGCGGTTCACGGACTGGATCAAGCTGATGCTGGCGGCGAAGGCGGAGTGGAATTACACGGAGTTCGCGGAATCATGGTTGCAGGGGGCGCAGATGCTGGTGCGGACAGGCACCACCACTGTCGTGGATTTCGAAGCCGTTCCGGAACTCCTGCCAGACGTATGGAGCGCAACCCCGCTAAGAGTGCATTCGGTGCTGGAGATGACGGGCGTCAGGAGTCGGCGCTCACCTGAGTCGATTCTCAACGAAGCTCTGCAGCGCGCGGACCATCTGCATGACGGCCGCTCCTGCACTGGCCTGGCGCCACACGCGCCCTATTCAACGGCGCCCGAACTGATTCGCATTGCAGCCGAGGCAGCGCGCGAACGCCATTGGTTGTTATCCATCCACGTCTCTGAATCGGTGCTTGAATTCGACATGTTTCAGCACGCGCGAGGTGAAATGTTCGATTGGCTCAAGAGAAACGAACGCGACATGAGCGACTGCGGGCACGGATCCCCAATCCGGCAGCTGGCCAGCCTTGATGCTTTGGGACCAAACCTGTTGGCGGTTCACTTGAATTACATTGACGCAGCTGATCCGGCATTGCTCGCAACGCATGGTGCCCACGTCGTGCATTGCCCGCGAAGTCACTTTTACTTTCAACACGCCGACTTTCCCATTCACGATCTGCAACACGCGGGCGTGAACGTCTGCCTCGGGACGGACAGCCTGGCGACCGTTTACAAACGCAGGCACGATTCGGTCGAGCTCAGCATGTTCGACGAAATGTCCTGCTTCGCTGAAAAATTTTCTGGGGTAAACCCGAAGGACATACTGCGCATGGCAACGGTCAACGGCGCCCGCGCTTTGCAATTGCAGGGCCAGGCGGGCGAACTGATCGAGGGTGCGCTGGCGGATGTCATTGCCATCCCATACGACGGTCCCATTCAACAGGCAAGCGAAGCAGCGGTGAATCACCGCGGAGGAGTGATGGCGTCGATGATTGAAGGCCAGTGGGCGATCACGCCTCAGGGCGCGCCCACCCGCGCATCTTATGACACCGGTTCGGTTTCCTGA
- the raiA gene encoding ribosome-associated translation inhibitor RaiA translates to MKLILSTHNVTLTKAIEDHVLAKLDKLEHFDRWAVDARVTLEHDRTRAPEKQFSCSIRLGVRGPDLFAEDRESDLYAAIDLVAKKIEQQIRKRQSKKKARKHKVAARTKRTRQEAAL, encoded by the coding sequence ATGAAATTGATCCTTTCGACGCACAACGTGACGCTGACCAAGGCCATTGAAGATCATGTGCTCGCGAAGCTCGACAAGCTGGAACATTTCGATCGTTGGGCCGTCGACGCCCGCGTGACCCTGGAACACGACCGCACGCGCGCGCCCGAAAAACAATTTTCCTGCTCAATCCGCCTTGGGGTGCGGGGACCCGACCTGTTCGCTGAAGATCGCGAGAGTGACCTCTACGCCGCCATTGATCTCGTCGCCAAAAAAATTGAACAGCAGATTCGCAAACGCCAGAGCAAGAAGAAGGCGCGCAAGCACAAGGTGGCTGCCCGGACCAAGCGCACACGACAGGAAGCGGCCCTGTAA
- a CDS encoding two-component regulator propeller domain-containing protein, giving the protein MNSSRTLRVNFPRAHGFQAALIACLILLPMLACALDPAKSILQFNCFSWTRANGLPADNITAVVQGDDGYVWLGTRNGVLRFDGLGFKRVDFTLPAGSDYDIRAIYPAEAGGLWLAINSGTCIRLQNGRVVSVLPNSLGDGLGLACFETRSGDLWTSSEVGVQWTDRSGMSHVADAKIMNVMAFTEDPRGNVWLATAENGLWRWNGREFTQIKDDRLAGRVLRVITSGAECLWLGTGTGLLCYDFDGNPLPGPKIDNEIKTVLVDRHGTLWLGTAGEGLLRYRGGDVTSLRRSEGLADDRVTSLWEDQEGSLWVGTHAGLSQLTDIRFPIFSVAGGTARAVTPTADGGVWVGSSSGLSWLNGERIHKPEDLPQMRNRYVKLLMQSRTGHLYFVDGEKNLHLLSWDRVLHSYSNRDWPGAIGEDSESVIVAYGVPPALAREKNGVLEPFVFNGPVPEFYWPHNMCTAKDGSLWVASNNGLFRIQNGQFQQWTTPRLPTSRVYWVSEDTQGAIWAGMANGIARIRNGEATFVTAQHGLPDERVYAMMADDLGSWWVATGSGIVRIDAKSLNDCLDGKQTQLQAELFNDLDSIKSNDRTDQEPSICKDTMGRIWVPTTQGVAMINPGNFFTNALPPRIRIEDITVDGKAIDRAMSAEVFGSSRLEIAFAVLSFISPAKMQVQYQLVGFDTEWQDAGTRRSAKYNRLPPGNYRFHLRAANADGIWNRDGATFSFRVPPPFHMTWWFRTCCGLGMGLLLLAAYRWKVHQMAVRQRRLQKANESLENRVRSRTQELAYERELLRTLLDFSPDSIFFKDLEGRLVRLSRSEAQNLFAIAMSRYRRENPQGELPEHLKSIEAFHEYAIGKSDADFYEPEIALRFRQDEEQVLQSGKPLVGRVDKTILQDGRTVWHMTTKVPWRDPDGRLVGSFGTSRDITDLKEAEEHAAAANQRLVDLSREAGMAEVATGVLHNVGNVLNSINVSTSILSDRVRQSKISSVARVAELCDEQGDRLGEFVQKDPRGRHLPKFLNQLAGQLARERDEALEELANLQKNVEHVKEIVSMQQSYARVMGVTQRISIVELVEDALHLNEAGLSRRQIQVVRDYREPLPEIAVDKHKLMQIVINLIRNALQACEDTDRADKKIVVGIFCEGAEIRISVSDNGVGIPRENLVRIFSHGFTTRKDGHGFGLHSGSLAARQMGGSILVESDGPGCGAVFTLALPLIEELQETEPVS; this is encoded by the coding sequence ATGAATAGTTCCCGCACATTGCGGGTTAATTTTCCGCGGGCACACGGATTCCAGGCGGCGCTCATTGCGTGCCTGATCTTGCTGCCCATGCTCGCTTGCGCGCTCGATCCGGCGAAATCCATTCTTCAATTCAACTGCTTCAGCTGGACCCGCGCGAACGGCTTGCCCGCGGATAATATCACGGCGGTCGTGCAGGGTGATGACGGTTACGTCTGGCTGGGAACACGGAATGGCGTCCTTCGATTCGACGGATTGGGTTTCAAGCGAGTCGACTTCACCTTGCCCGCAGGAAGCGATTACGATATTCGCGCCATTTACCCTGCCGAGGCGGGCGGGCTGTGGCTTGCGATCAATTCCGGCACTTGCATCCGCCTGCAAAACGGCCGGGTAGTGTCGGTTCTGCCGAATTCCCTCGGCGACGGCCTGGGTCTCGCCTGTTTTGAAACACGAAGCGGCGACTTGTGGACGAGCAGCGAAGTGGGAGTCCAGTGGACGGATCGAAGCGGAATGAGCCATGTCGCTGATGCAAAGATAATGAATGTGATGGCGTTCACCGAGGATCCGCGAGGAAACGTCTGGCTGGCGACTGCCGAGAACGGCCTCTGGCGGTGGAATGGGCGGGAATTTACGCAAATCAAAGATGACCGCCTGGCCGGCCGGGTTCTGCGCGTCATTACATCAGGGGCGGAGTGCCTTTGGCTGGGAACTGGAACGGGCCTCCTGTGTTATGACTTTGACGGCAACCCGTTGCCGGGCCCGAAGATCGACAACGAGATCAAAACCGTTCTAGTCGACAGGCATGGAACCTTGTGGCTCGGGACGGCCGGAGAGGGATTGCTGCGTTACCGGGGCGGCGATGTTACGTCTCTTCGACGCTCTGAAGGTCTTGCTGATGATCGCGTGACATCGCTGTGGGAGGATCAGGAAGGGAGCCTCTGGGTCGGCACACACGCAGGGCTGAGCCAGCTTACCGACATTCGATTTCCCATTTTTTCTGTTGCGGGCGGAACGGCGCGCGCGGTGACGCCCACCGCTGATGGCGGTGTTTGGGTCGGCAGCTCATCTGGTCTCTCGTGGTTAAATGGAGAACGGATCCACAAGCCCGAAGACCTCCCGCAAATGCGGAACCGTTACGTGAAGCTTCTGATGCAAAGCCGGACTGGCCATCTCTATTTTGTCGACGGCGAAAAGAACCTTCATCTTCTCTCGTGGGACCGCGTGCTTCATTCCTATTCCAATAGAGACTGGCCAGGAGCCATTGGCGAAGACAGCGAGAGTGTGATTGTCGCGTACGGCGTGCCCCCGGCACTGGCGCGTGAGAAGAATGGCGTCCTCGAGCCCTTCGTTTTCAACGGCCCCGTCCCGGAATTCTACTGGCCGCACAACATGTGCACGGCCAAAGACGGCTCGCTGTGGGTGGCATCCAACAATGGATTGTTCCGCATCCAAAACGGACAGTTTCAACAATGGACCACCCCGCGACTGCCCACGTCGCGCGTTTATTGGGTCTCAGAAGACACGCAGGGGGCCATTTGGGCCGGCATGGCAAACGGCATCGCGCGCATCCGCAATGGCGAGGCAACCTTCGTCACTGCGCAACACGGACTTCCGGATGAAAGAGTGTATGCGATGATGGCTGACGACCTCGGTTCGTGGTGGGTGGCTACTGGATCGGGGATCGTGCGGATCGATGCCAAGAGCTTGAACGATTGCCTCGATGGCAAGCAAACACAGCTGCAAGCGGAGCTGTTCAACGACTTGGATTCGATCAAATCGAACGATCGCACAGACCAGGAACCATCGATTTGCAAAGATACGATGGGAAGGATATGGGTTCCCACGACGCAAGGGGTGGCGATGATCAACCCTGGAAATTTCTTCACGAATGCACTTCCGCCGCGCATTCGGATCGAAGACATCACTGTTGACGGCAAAGCCATCGACCGTGCGATGTCGGCCGAAGTGTTCGGGTCGTCGCGGCTGGAGATCGCCTTTGCGGTGTTGAGCTTCATTTCTCCCGCGAAAATGCAAGTGCAGTATCAGCTCGTGGGGTTTGATACCGAATGGCAGGACGCCGGAACGCGCCGGTCGGCAAAATACAATCGTCTGCCGCCTGGCAATTACCGATTCCACCTCCGGGCAGCGAACGCGGACGGCATTTGGAATCGCGACGGAGCGACGTTTTCATTCCGCGTGCCGCCGCCATTCCACATGACATGGTGGTTCCGCACCTGTTGCGGACTGGGGATGGGATTGTTGCTGCTCGCCGCCTATCGATGGAAAGTGCACCAAATGGCCGTGCGGCAGCGGCGCTTGCAGAAAGCGAACGAGAGCCTGGAGAACCGGGTGCGGAGTCGCACGCAAGAACTCGCATACGAACGCGAACTGCTGCGGACGCTCCTCGATTTTTCGCCTGACTCAATATTCTTCAAGGATCTGGAAGGGCGGCTCGTCAGACTGAGCCGCTCAGAAGCCCAGAACCTGTTTGCCATTGCGATGAGCCGATACCGCCGTGAAAATCCGCAGGGGGAATTGCCGGAACATTTGAAGAGTATTGAAGCGTTCCACGAATACGCCATTGGGAAATCGGACGCTGACTTTTACGAACCAGAAATCGCGTTGCGCTTCCGGCAGGATGAGGAACAGGTTTTGCAGAGCGGCAAACCTCTCGTTGGCCGCGTCGATAAGACGATTCTACAGGACGGCCGAACTGTATGGCACATGACCACCAAGGTTCCCTGGCGGGATCCGGACGGCAGACTCGTGGGGTCGTTCGGAACTTCGCGGGACATTACAGATCTCAAGGAAGCGGAGGAACACGCTGCGGCAGCCAATCAACGGCTGGTGGATTTGTCCCGGGAAGCGGGCATGGCAGAGGTTGCAACAGGCGTCCTGCACAACGTTGGGAACGTGCTGAACAGCATCAACGTTTCCACATCCATCCTGAGCGATCGTGTGCGCCAGTCCAAGATATCCTCTGTGGCCCGCGTAGCCGAGCTTTGCGACGAACAGGGCGACCGGCTGGGTGAATTTGTGCAGAAGGATCCCCGCGGCCGCCATCTGCCAAAATTTCTGAACCAACTGGCGGGCCAGCTTGCTCGCGAACGTGATGAGGCGCTGGAGGAACTGGCGAACCTTCAGAAGAACGTGGAGCACGTGAAGGAAATCGTCAGCATGCAGCAGAGCTACGCCCGGGTGATGGGCGTCACGCAGCGCATCTCGATCGTCGAGCTGGTGGAGGATGCGCTGCACCTGAATGAAGCGGGGCTCTCCCGCCGGCAAATCCAGGTGGTCAGGGATTATCGGGAACCGCTGCCGGAGATTGCCGTGGACAAGCACAAGCTGATGCAGATCGTCATCAACCTCATTCGAAACGCATTGCAGGCCTGTGAAGATACTGATCGCGCTGACAAAAAAATCGTGGTTGGCATTTTCTGCGAAGGTGCAGAGATCCGGATTTCAGTCTCGGACAATGGCGTTGGCATCCCGCGGGAAAACCTGGTGCGAATCTTCAGCCACGGGTTTACAACGCGGAAGGATGGGCACGGCTTCGGCCTGCATAGCGGCTCTCTCGCCGCAAGGCAAATGGGCGGCAGCATCCTCGTCGAGAGCGACGGCCCGGGTTGCGGCGCTGTGTTTACGCTCGCGCTGCCCCTAATCGAGGAACTTCAGGAAACCGAACCGGTGTCATAA